A window of the Hordeum vulgare subsp. vulgare chromosome 5H, MorexV3_pseudomolecules_assembly, whole genome shotgun sequence genome harbors these coding sequences:
- the LOC123399209 gene encoding protein SODIUM POTASSIUM ROOT DEFECTIVE 2-like: MAPLLFKDMRSLSCSSPASTAICPSLERQPIFRPQKPGASPLFQVVPAEPRAHRQDGKKGHHHHHRPGAAKGDLVSPAGSSRFLLSGCAAVDEIQEVATAPPAAAPGGDVRREEPAAAADVKSTDSTQEQVVVLKVSLHCKACAGKVKKHLAKMEGVRTFSIDFAAKKVTVVGAVTPLGVLASVSKVKNAQIWEAAPAPPPQPAMAA, from the exons ATGGCTCCCCTGCTCTTCAAGGACATGAGGAGCCTCTcgtgctcgtcgccggcgtcaaccGCCATATGCCCCAGCCTGGAGCGGCAGCCCATCTTCCGCCCGCAGAAGCCCGGCGCCAGCCCGCTCTTCCAGGTGGTTCCCGCCGAGCCCAGAGCCCACAGGCAGGACGGCAAGAAagggcaccaccaccaccaccggcctgGCGCTGCCAAGGGCGACCTCGTCAGCCCGGCCGGCTCCTCCAGGTTCCTGCTCAGCGGGTGCGCCGCCGTCGACGAGATCCAGGAGGTGGCCACGGCGCCCCCGGCTGCTGCCCCCGGTGGTGATGTCAGAAGGGAGGAgccggctgctgctgctgatgtgaagagcaCGGACTCTACGCAGGAGCAG GTGGTGGTGCTGAAGGTGTCCCTGCACTGCAAGGCGTGCGCCGGCAAGGTGAAGAAGCACCTCGCCAAGATGGAAG GTGTTCGGACGTTCAGCATCGACTTCGCGGCGAAGAAGGTGACGGTGGTGGGGGCCGTGACACCGCTCGGCGTGCTCGCCAGCGTCTCCAAGGTCAAGAACGCGCAGATCTGGGAGgcggcgccggcgccgccgccgcagcccgcCATGGCCGCCTAG